In one Nocardioides luteus genomic region, the following are encoded:
- a CDS encoding carbohydrate ABC transporter permease: MTADMSRVGGPALVRGPARRRTSSATVLARWWRGGAATLVFLLPMLLVFGLFSWWPIVRTVVMSVQDTNLVGPAEWVGLDNFRTVLADPLLPVALRNTAVFAGIAFVVGYPIPLVMAVVFSSLRRLRGLYAGLAYLPVVVPPAVAVLLWKTFYDASEGGVFNTVLGWVGLRPVPWLESASWVLPSLVMEATWAAAGGTVIIYLAALTTVPQELYDAASADGAGVLGKIWHVTLPHLRPVLLITLILQIIGTAQVFLEPYLFTGGGPSHASLTLLLLIYEYAFGSTTGGGAYGPATALSLMMAVGLALLSWIYFRLTRGWSD; the protein is encoded by the coding sequence GTGACCGCCGACATGTCCCGGGTGGGTGGGCCGGCCCTCGTGCGAGGGCCGGCTCGCCGGCGTACGTCGTCCGCCACCGTGCTCGCGAGGTGGTGGCGCGGCGGCGCGGCGACCCTGGTCTTCCTGCTGCCGATGCTCCTCGTCTTCGGGCTGTTCTCGTGGTGGCCGATCGTGCGGACCGTGGTGATGAGCGTGCAGGACACGAACCTCGTCGGGCCCGCGGAGTGGGTGGGCCTGGACAATTTCCGCACGGTGCTCGCCGACCCGCTGCTGCCGGTGGCGTTGCGCAACACGGCGGTCTTCGCGGGCATCGCGTTCGTCGTCGGATATCCGATCCCGCTGGTCATGGCGGTGGTCTTCAGCTCGCTGCGCAGGCTGCGCGGACTCTACGCGGGCCTGGCCTATCTGCCCGTCGTGGTGCCGCCCGCGGTGGCGGTGCTGCTGTGGAAGACCTTCTACGACGCCTCGGAGGGTGGTGTCTTCAACACCGTGCTGGGATGGGTCGGGCTCAGGCCGGTGCCATGGCTGGAGTCGGCCTCCTGGGTGCTGCCCTCGCTGGTGATGGAGGCGACCTGGGCCGCCGCCGGCGGCACGGTGATCATCTACCTCGCCGCGCTGACCACGGTGCCGCAGGAGCTCTACGACGCCGCCTCGGCAGACGGCGCGGGCGTGCTCGGCAAGATCTGGCACGTCACCCTGCCGCACCTGCGCCCGGTGCTGCTGATCACCCTGATCCTGCAGATCATCGGCACCGCCCAGGTCTTCCTCGAGCCCTACCTGTTCACCGGCGGCGGCCCCTCGCACGCCTCGCTGACGCTGCTTCTGCTGATCTACGAGTACGCCTTCGGCAGCACCACCGGCGGTGGCGCCTACGGCCCGGC
- a CDS encoding ABC transporter substrate-binding protein has product MRSTRLRTVALTAVAALAFGSLAACGETSDDGDGVTITVEGWRPGDKQATIDAVKAQAAAFNKEHPDITVKPVEWQWNAQTFPAQLAGGTLPISFRVPFTDTKGLVERGQVADVDAEIRELPYFDELNPNVLAAAQGTDGKVYGLPSDVYANALHYNRDLFTKAGLDPDKPPTTWEELRAAAKQIHDRTGATGYAEMTTSNTGGWILTTLTYALGGRMETQDGDTFTATVDNPQTEQALQLLHDMRWTDESFSGNTAYDWNSINQAFAAGKVGMFISGSDVYNSLVTTSAIDPETYGLTAVPLGDSADAGVLGGGSVNVVSAKASDAEAEAAVAWADFFRVRRYTDESAAVADAKTQTAADQPVGTPTFPIFDEASYTTYQGWVKDYVNVPLEQMTGYTSRMFDLSLIPEPPAQTQAVYGALDPVVQKVLSDEDADIAALLKDADASVQQILDKG; this is encoded by the coding sequence ATGAGATCCACTCGGTTGCGCACCGTCGCGCTCACCGCGGTCGCGGCTCTCGCGTTCGGCTCGCTCGCCGCCTGCGGCGAGACGTCGGACGACGGCGACGGCGTCACCATCACCGTCGAGGGCTGGCGGCCCGGCGACAAGCAGGCCACGATCGACGCCGTCAAGGCGCAGGCCGCGGCCTTCAACAAGGAGCATCCCGACATCACCGTGAAGCCGGTGGAGTGGCAGTGGAACGCGCAGACGTTCCCCGCGCAGCTCGCCGGTGGCACGCTGCCGATCTCCTTCCGGGTGCCGTTCACCGACACCAAGGGCCTGGTCGAGCGTGGCCAGGTCGCCGACGTGGACGCCGAGATCCGCGAGCTGCCCTACTTCGACGAGCTCAACCCGAACGTGCTCGCCGCCGCGCAGGGCACCGACGGCAAGGTCTACGGCCTGCCCTCGGACGTCTACGCCAACGCGCTCCACTACAACCGCGACCTGTTCACGAAGGCCGGCCTCGACCCGGACAAGCCGCCGACGACGTGGGAGGAGCTGCGCGCCGCCGCCAAGCAGATCCACGACCGGACCGGTGCCACCGGGTACGCCGAGATGACCACGTCCAACACCGGCGGCTGGATCCTGACCACGCTGACCTACGCCCTCGGAGGCCGGATGGAGACGCAGGACGGCGACACGTTCACCGCCACCGTCGACAACCCGCAGACCGAGCAGGCGCTGCAGCTGCTGCACGACATGCGCTGGACCGACGAGTCGTTCTCCGGCAACACCGCCTACGACTGGAACAGCATCAACCAGGCGTTCGCGGCCGGGAAGGTCGGGATGTTCATCAGCGGCTCCGACGTCTACAACTCCCTCGTCACCACCTCGGCGATCGACCCGGAGACGTACGGACTGACCGCGGTCCCGCTGGGGGACTCGGCCGACGCCGGCGTGCTCGGCGGCGGCTCGGTGAACGTGGTCAGCGCCAAGGCGAGCGACGCGGAGGCAGAGGCGGCGGTGGCCTGGGCCGACTTCTTCCGGGTCCGCAGGTACACCGACGAGTCGGCGGCCGTCGCCGACGCCAAGACCCAGACCGCGGCGGACCAGCCCGTCGGGACGCCGACCTTCCCGATCTTCGACGAGGCCTCGTACACCACCTACCAGGGCTGGGTGAAGGACTACGTCAACGTGCCGCTGGAGCAGATGACCGGCTACACCTCGCGGATGTTCGACCTCTCCCTGATCCCCGAGCCACCCGCGCAGACCCAGGCCGTGTACGGCGCGCTGGACCCGGTCGTGCAGAAGGTGCTCAGCGACGAGGACGCCGACATCGCCGCGCTGCTCAAGGACGCCGACGCCTCGGTCCAGCAGATCCTGGACAAGGGCTGA